A part of Populus alba chromosome 8, ASM523922v2, whole genome shotgun sequence genomic DNA contains:
- the LOC118045095 gene encoding F-box/kelch-repeat protein At1g51550 produces the protein MATFFMAKSTPRSSNIGSSSASPIVKLADDHLFTIMLLLPVDSLISFAMTCKRFRSLTTSDTLWESICRREWGSTSVDAFKSSINTNNNQQLPWMRLYKQVSQLDSFSCHKLPDPDSDLMLPTPRASHSLNFVSDCLVLFGGGREGGRDLDDTWVAYIGKDFQRMLKWQKVTSGIPSGRFGHTCAVIGENLVLFGGINDRGMRQNDTWVGQVVLSENLGITTLSWRLLDVSSVAPPPRGAHAACCIDKRTMVIHGGIGLYGLRLGDTWILEISENFCSGTWIELVAHPSPPPRSGHTLTCIEGTGTVLFGGRGLGYDVLHDVWLLQASEDQLKWVQMLYNLQDIPEGVSLPRVGHSATLILGGRLLIYGGEDSQRHRKGDFWVLDVSKIPSIKEQSTPLNSRGLQANMWRRLKAKGYKPNCRSFHRACADHSGRRLYVFGGMVDSLLHPAEASEMRFDGELFLVKFELETGAVRC, from the exons ATGGCTACTTTCTTCATGGCAAAGAGTACTCCTAGAAGCAGCAACATTGGATCATCATCAGCATCACCGATAGTTAAGCTGGCTGATGACCATCTCTTCACAATTATGCTTCTGCTTCCTGTAGATTCACTTATCTCCTTTGCCATGACTTGCAAAAGGTTCAGGTCCTTGACAACTTCTGATACACTGTGGGAGTCCATATGCAGGAGGGAGTGGGGGTCCACATCAGTGGATGCCTTCAAGTCTTCTATCAATACCAACAACAATCAGCAGTTGCCATGGATGAGGCTATACAAGCAGGTGTCTCAGCTTGACTCATTTTCTTGCCATAAACTGCCTGACCCAGATAGTGACTTGATGCTCCCAACTCCCAGGGCTTCTCACTCTCTCAACTTTGTATCTGATTGCCTGGTCTTGTTTGGTGGTGGCCGTGAAGGAG GGCGAGATCTCGATGATACATGGGTGGCATACATAGGTAAAGATTTTCAAAGAATGCTGAAATGGCAGAAGGTTACCTCAGGAATTCCGAGTGGGAGATTTGGGCATACTTGCGCCGTCATTGGCGAAAATCTTGTGCTCTTTGGAGGAATTAATGATCGTGGGATGCGTCAAAATGATACATGGGTGGGGCAAGTAGTACTTAGTGAGAACCTTGGTATAACAACATTGTCATGGAGGCTGCTTGATGTGAGCTCCGTAGCACCACCACCCCGTGGGGCTCATGCTGCTTGTTGCATTGATAAAAGAACAATGGTCATCCATGGAGGCATTGGATTGTATGGCCTTAGATTGGGAGATACTTGGATTCTAGAAATCTCAGAGAATTTCTGTTCTGGAACGTGGATAGAGCTGGTGGCTCATCCATCACCTCCACCTCGTTCAGGACACACATTGACATGTATCGAAGGAACAGGAACTGTTCTATTTGGAGGAAGAGGTTTGGGGTATGATGTGCTGCATGATGTCTGGCTCTTGCAAGCGTCTGAGGATCAACTCAAGTGGGTACAGATGCTCTATAATTTGCAAGACATACCTGAAGGAGTCTCCCTCCCGCGAGTTGGCCACTCAGCCACACTAATTTTGGGAGGTCGGCTGCTAATCTATGGAGGTGAAGATTCACAGAGACACAGGAAGGGAGATTTTTGGGTGTTAGATGTTAGTAAGATCCCATCAATTAAAGAGCAGTCAACTCCATTAAACTCAAGGGGATTACAAGCAAATATGTGGAGAAGGCTCAAGGCAAAGGGTTATAAACCCAACTGTAGATCATTCCATCGAGCCTGTGCAGATCATTCAGGACGTCGCTTGTATGTTTTTGGTGGAATGGTGGATAGCTTACTTCACCCTGCCGAAGCATCTGAGATGAGGTTTGATGGGGAGCTCTTTCTGGTAAAATTTGAGCTGGAAACAGGAGCAGTAAGGTGCTGA
- the LOC118045097 gene encoding kelch repeat-containing protein At3g27220, producing MVRSSGKQKSTKLVIVCVVLLGFGLIGDYLWASSPHFASSSYISNRVPPKYPQSNVIIPKQEPHLADTKPQKIKVDGVHDRSLSATFADLPAPELKWEKMANAPVPRLDGAAIQIKDLLYVFAGYGTIDFVHSHVDIYNFTGNTWGGRFDMPKEMAHSHLGMVTDGRYIYIVTGQYGPQCRGPTARNFVLDTETREWQDLPPLPVPRYAPATQLWRGRLHVMGGSKENRHTPALEHWSLAVKDGKALEKEWRTEIPIPRGGPHRACVVVNDRLLIIGGQEGDFMAKPGSPIFKCSRRNEIVYDEVYMLDDEMKWKPLPPMPKSDSHIEFAWAIVNNSIVIAGGTTEKHPITKKMVLVGEVFRFNLDTLTWSVIGKLPYRVKTTLVGFWNGWLYFTSGQRDRGPDDPAPKKVIADTWRTKLKLNS from the exons ATGGTAAGGTCATCAGGGAagcaaaaatcaacaaaactgGTCATAGTTTGTGTGGTTCTATTAGGGTTTGGCCTGATTGGTGATTATCTGTGGGCATCTTCTCCacattttgcttcttcttcttatatatCCAACCGGGTTCCTCCTAAATATCCTCAATCCAATGTAATAATTCCAAAACAAGAACCACATCTTGCTGACACTAAACCCCAAAAAATAAAG GTAGATGGTGTCCATGATCGATCCTTATCGGCTACATTTGCTGATTTGCCTGCACCGGAACTGAAATGGGAGAAAATGGCTAATGCACCTGTGCCTCGGCTGGATGGGGCTGCAATACAAATTAAGGATCTTCTATATGTTTTTGCTGGATATGGAACAATTGATTTT GTGCATTCACATGTAGATATTTACAATTTTACTGGTAATACCTGGGGAGGGAGATTTGATATGCCTAAAGAAATGGCTCATTCACACTTGGGAATGGTCACAGATGGGAGATACATTTATATTGTTACTGGACAATATGGTCCTCAATGCAGAGGGCCTACAGCTCGTAATTTCGTGCTAGATACCGAGACAAGGGAATGGCAGGATTTACCTCCTTTACCAGTTCCTAG ATATGCACCAGCAACTCAACTTTGGAGAGGTAGACTCCATGTGATGGGTGGTAGCAAGGAAAATCGGCACACTCCAGCATTAGAGCATTGGAGTCTTGCTGTAAAGGATGGGAAAGCATTGGAAAAGGAATGGAGGACTGAGATACCAATTCCTCGTGGAGGACCACATCG GGCTTGTGTCGTGGTTAATGATCGACTTCTCATTATTGGTGGTCAGGAAGGTGATTTTATGGCCAAGCCAGGATCACCTATTTTCAAATGCTCTCGTAGGAATGAG ATAGTATATGATGAGGTCTACATGCTGGATGACGAGATGAAGTGGAAACCTTTACCTCCTATGCCAAAGTCTGACTCTCACATTGAATTTGCTTGGGCAATTGTTAATAATTCCATTGTTATTGCTGGAGGCACCACTGAAAAACACcctataactaaaaaaatggtCCTGGTTGGTGAAGTTTTCCGGTTCAACTTGGATACACTG ACATGGTCAGTAATCGGAAAACTTCCATATCGTGTCAAAACTACACTGGTTGGATTCTGGAACGGATGGTTGTACTTTACATCAGGACAGCGAGATAGAGGACCAGATGATCCAGCTCCAAAAAAAGTCATTGCAGATACGTGgagaaccaaactgaaattgaaCTCATGA